In Deinococcus malanensis, one DNA window encodes the following:
- a CDS encoding Ig-like domain-containing protein has product TVPNTDALVDGPYSVTASTTDTAGNTGTATDPGSVTITSPSVPSVSSVNSPTGQEGTWLIHDISLSSSVAVGTTLILTVSSGTATIGTDTGVLEYSLDSGATWTPMSSATNTYTIFLPAGTVLPGNTVKVRVQALTDTMYEEDETYALTASTQSGMSVSGTATITNTTVPTITVSAPDNTNDTTPTITGTTDASVGSTVTVTITQGTRTITLTTTVQAGGTYSVTVPNTDALVDGPYNVSASVTDLAGNTGTATDPGSVSVAVPDPVLLVDKLVRNVTVSSAFGPAADALPGDVLQYCIRFVNSGGAALAFRLTDVLSPSVTNLINLTYSPSTAPLDGTTSRPVSSALPAGVTLSVINGSIVLDFGNATLPSGSGGTICFEVTLR; this is encoded by the coding sequence ACGGTGCCGAATACAGACGCCCTGGTGGACGGTCCTTACAGCGTGACCGCGAGCACGACGGACACGGCCGGGAATACTGGCACGGCAACTGACCCAGGCAGCGTCACCATCACTTCGCCTTCTGTGCCTTCGGTGAGCTCGGTCAACTCACCGACTGGGCAGGAAGGCACCTGGCTTATCCATGACATCAGCCTGAGCAGCTCGGTGGCTGTTGGGACCACATTGATCCTGACAGTGAGCAGCGGTACGGCCACCATTGGGACCGATACCGGTGTCCTGGAATACAGCCTTGACAGCGGAGCCACCTGGACTCCCATGAGCAGCGCCACTAACACTTACACCATTTTCCTGCCCGCAGGAACTGTTCTGCCCGGCAACACCGTCAAAGTGCGGGTGCAGGCTCTAACCGACACGATGTATGAAGAGGACGAAACCTATGCCCTGACAGCCAGTACTCAAAGCGGAATGTCTGTTTCAGGCACTGCGACAATTACCAACACCACGGTTCCCACAATCACGGTGAGTGCGCCTGATAATACGAACGACACGACGCCGACGATTACCGGGACGACCGATGCGTCTGTAGGCAGCACGGTGACTGTCACGATCACGCAGGGTACGCGAACCATCACCCTGACCACCACCGTGCAGGCGGGCGGTACTTACAGCGTCACGGTGCCGAATACAGACGCCCTGGTGGACGGACCGTACAACGTCAGTGCTTCTGTCACTGATCTCGCCGGGAATACTGGCACGGCGACTGACCCGGGCAGTGTGAGTGTGGCTGTACCAGACCCTGTACTGCTGGTCGACAAGCTCGTGCGCAATGTTACGGTAAGCAGCGCCTTCGGACCGGCGGCTGATGCCTTGCCTGGTGATGTGCTTCAGTACTGCATCCGCTTCGTGAACTCGGGGGGCGCTGCCTTGGCCTTCCGGTTGACCGACGTTCTGTCGCCCTCAGTTACCAACCTCATTAACTTAACGTATTCTCCTTCGACTGCCCCTTTGGATGGCACCACTTCGAGGCCTGTCAGCAGCGCTCTACCGGCTGGCGTGACCCTCAGCGTGATCAATGGCAGCATTGTTCTGGACTTTGGCAATGCGACTCTGCCCTCAGGGAGTGGTGGCACCATCTGCTTCGAGGTGACACTCCGCTAG